CCCCTACCACTGCCTGGATGTCGAGGTCTCCACCCCCACCGCCCGTGGCGGCCAGACTCTGGTCCGCCTGAAGATGCGGAACCTCATCACCCGGGCCGTCTTCGACAAGACTTTCAAGGCCGGTGAGAAGTTCAAGGAACCGGATCTCACCATGAACCCCGCCAGCTACCTCTACAGCGATGGCGATGGCCACCACTTCATGGACCAGGAGTCCTACGAGACCCTCACCCTCAATGAAGACATGGTCGACCATGCCCTGGACTACCTGACCGACGGCCTGATCGTCCAGGTGCAGAAGTTCAACGGGAACCCCATCGGCCTGCAGCTGCCCCAGCAGGTGGAGCTCACCGTGACCTATACCGAGCCCGGCAGCCGCGGTGACACGGCCAGCGGCAACGTCACCAAGCCCGCCAAGCTGGAGACAGGCATCGAGATCAAGGTTCCCCTCTTCATCAAAGAAGGTGAGAAGGTCAAGGTCAGCACCGAGACCGGAGAGTTCGCAGGCCGCGCCTGATGCGGAAGTACCGCCTCGGGCAGAGCCGACGGGCCGAAGACCTGGACCGCCCCGACAGCTATGCCCGGGAGGGGCGGGCCCAGAGCAAGCGCCGCCAGCAGAGCGCCGAGCGGCTCCTGACGGAGATCGACTTCCACGACGCCGAGAGCATGCTGAGTCTTCCGGATCCGGGTCCCTGGATGCACCTCGAGGAGGCCACCCTGGTGCAGCGCCACAGCCAGTGGGTGGACCTGGAATTGGCCGGTCGCCAGCCCCTCCGGGCCACCCTGGCGGGCAAGCTCAAGGGGGTGAAGCTGGTGGTGGGCGACCGGGTCCGCTATTCGCCCATCCCCGTGGAGAGCGTTGACCCCAACCTGCCCCAGGCCCAGGTGGTGGCGGT
The sequence above is drawn from the uncultured Holophaga sp. genome and encodes:
- the efp gene encoding elongation factor P; protein product: MAALIEAIDIKRKMFFEMEDTPYHCLDVEVSTPTARGGQTLVRLKMRNLITRAVFDKTFKAGEKFKEPDLTMNPASYLYSDGDGHHFMDQESYETLTLNEDMVDHALDYLTDGLIVQVQKFNGNPIGLQLPQQVELTVTYTEPGSRGDTASGNVTKPAKLETGIEIKVPLFIKEGEKVKVSTETGEFAGRA